A region of the Fusobacteria bacterium ZRK30 genome:
ATCTCAACTAATTTTTTTATATCGGTGGTAAACATCTGATTTGTTCCCAATATTTTTATAACTTCCAATGATGATTTTATAGATTTTTTAATAGCTATCAGGTCTCTAGCATTTTCAGTTCCTAATATTATCTTACCTATAAGTCTTTCCAAATCATAGATACTCTTCAACCCTTCCCTTACATCTTCACGGATTAAAACCTCATCTATAAAATAACCTATATCTCCCTGCCTTTTTTCTATCTCATCGATATTTAAAAGGGGATTCTTTATCATCTTTTTCAGCATTCTGGTTCCCATAGAGGTCTTACACCTATCTAAGACCCATAAGAGAGTACCCATATTAGTTTTTTCCCTGGTATTTTCCACCAGCTCTAAATTTTTCTGGGTAGCCAGGTTTAATTCTAAATAATTTTTTCTGTTGTCATAGGAGATAGTCTGAATGGGCAATTCATTGTATTTATGTAGTTCCAATACGTATTCCAAAACAAATCCACCAGCTTCTACAGCCAATTCCTTTCTCTCTATCCCATAACTTTCCAACGAGATCACATTGAAATACTTCTTTAATATCTCCCCTGCATTTTTTATTTTATTTATTGGATTTATAACAATTTCATTTAATTTTTTATAGTCACTGAATTCTTCATTAAACCTTTCCAGTGTTCTGCTCTCTACCAATATCTCTGTAGGAGACAATTTATATATCTCATTTATAGCTGCAGATATTATATCTTTTCCTTCCAATTGGGTTACCTTAAACTCTCCTGTAGTTATATCCAGATAAGATATCCCGGCTTTATTTTCTCTGATTATTATCCCTAAAAGATAGTTGTTACTCTTATCATCTAGATAATCTGTATCTATTACAGTACCAGGAGTTATAACCTTTACAACTTCCCTCTTTACAAGACCCTTAGCTTCGCTGGCAGCTTCTACCTGTTCACATATGGCTACCTTGTATCCCTTAGCCACTAACTTTGATATGTATCCTGCTGCTGAATGATATGGTATTCCAGCCAAAGGCACATTTTGTCCTTTTTCCTTATTTCTGCTGGTTAAGGTTATACCTAATTCTTTTGAGCAAATTACAGCATCCTCAAAAAACATCTCATAGAAATCTCCCAACCTAAAAAATAGGATATTTTCCTGATTTTGTTCCTTTATCTCCTTATATTGTTTCATGAGTGGCGTTTCTTTACTCATTGTCTTAAACCTCACTTTTAATTTTATTTTCTTACTTTTTATTGTGAATTATATTCCTCTAATTTTTCTTTCAACCTTATCAATACTTCACTTATCTCATCATAATTATCTATCTTGTTCAGTAGATTTTTTATCTTACTTCCACCAGTTACCCCTTTTAAATACCAGCACAGGTGTTTTCTTATCTCAAAATTAAACTGTTTTTCAGGATAGTCTTCCTTCATATATTCAATATGCTTTAAAGCCATATCTATCTTGTCTATGTATGTTACTTTTGTCTTAACTTCTCCAGTTTCAAACCTTTCCCTTATCTGCTGGATCAACCATGGATTTCCATATATTCCACGGGCCAGCATTATCCCGTCTACCCCTGATTCGGTAGCTTTTTCATAGGCATCTTCAGCTGAAAATATATCCCCGTTTCCTATAACTGGTATAGAAACAGCTTCTTTTATCTGCTTTATCGTCTCCCAATTAGCCGTCCCACTATACATCTGCTCTCTGGTTCTACCATGGACTGTAATGTGATGAAGACCTAATTCATCTGCTATCTTAGCTATCTCTATTGGATTTTTGTGTTCCTTATAACCGATTCTTATCTTCATAGATAATTTCGTTTCAGGTTTTAACGCCTCTTTTATAGCTGTCATCAATTTTCTTATATGTTCTGGATCCTCTAACAGAGCTGATCCATAGCCGTTCTTTGTGATCTTTGGCATGGGACATCCCATGTTTACATCTATATAGGTTACTCCTAAACTCTCCACATATTTAGCACATTCCACCATAATATCTATATCCCGGCCAAAAATCTGTACCCCGTCATTGGGCAGTAATCTAAGCATTTGTTTTATCGTTTTTTCATTGGCCATCTTTACTGCATTTACACTTACCATCTCGGTAAACATCAAATCCGGATTGAATTTATTCATAATTCTTCTATATGTATAATCTGTTACTCCTGCCATGGGAGCTATATATATTTTTATCATCTATTTCACCTCTTATTGCTATTTTTCATAACTTATCCTAGTTATCACTAAGTGCATAACTATCCATTTAATCATAAAATTATACCATAGATAGAGATGTTTTTCCACTTGACAGATTTGACTAATCCTTGATTTTTAAAGAGTAAAATTCCAAGAATTAAAAATACTTATACAAAAAAAATCCCTGAATAATCAGGGATTAATGTCTTTTTATCTTGGAATTAGTTTTTTCAGGTAATTTACTCAGATGAACATATCTACTATTTGCCGAATGAGCAAATCTGTCTATAATAGCTCCTAAATCTGAACTTTCAAAGGCAGTTTTAAAATTTTCTTTTTTCAACAACTTTTCTGTAAACCTATAATAACACTCTTCTTTAGGATGAAAAAGAATATCCTCTGAATAGATTTTTTCTCCGAGAACCTCACTTAAAAGATCTGCTATCATCATGGTAAATACCCCTTCAACTTCAACGGTATTTCTAGAATGATTTATTTCTTCACGATATTTAGGCCATAATTTTTTTTCAACATCTGAATAAGAATTCATAAGTCCCTCCCTTTATATTTTTTTTACCTTATTTAAATTTACATATTTTTTGAGGTAATTCCTTTAAAAATAAAAAAAAATTGATTTTTTATACCAATTAAAGCAAAAATAAAAAATCTACCCTGTCAAAAGAGTAGATTTTTATTAAAAATTAATCTGATTTTATTTTTTTTTAAATCTGTCAAAAAATGATTTTTTATTTGCTTTTTCAGCTTCCTTCATACGATTTTCTTCTTTTTTTACATTGGACCAATTAGGATCTGACTTCATATTTTTTTTGACCTGTTTCATATATTTAGCAGTATTTTTAGCCATAGTATACTTGGTTTTTACCCCGACAACTATGTCTCTTCCCGTTTGAAATATTCCGGCTATAACTTTCCCAGGATATCCAGCCACTTTTTTTAATGCAGTATACTTATAGACCTCTCCACAACTGGGGCACCTGTATTTAGCAGGTTTATCCATAATTTTCATTTTTTTCTTACACTTTGGACATCTAATAACTATTTTTTTAACCATCTTACAATGTTCCTTCTATTTCAAATGCCAATTCCTTTACGATATTTTTATACCCTAATATTTCTCTTATTCTGATATGGTTTCCGTATAATTTTATTGCTATATCCCCAATATGAGTTTTATAGTTTTCCTTAGTAAAAGTTAATTTTGGATAGAAGGGCTTTCTTTTTTCTACCTTCCCATCTATTTCTACTAAGATATAACCTTTCTTATATCCTACTAACGTTAATTGTTTAGCCGCATCTATCTTAGCCTGCTTTTCTTCCTTTTCTTTTCTCGCTTCTGCATTCAATCTTTTTTTATCAGTTCTTCTAGCAG
Encoded here:
- the dusB gene encoding tRNA dihydrouridine synthase DusB, with protein sequence MIKIYIAPMAGVTDYTYRRIMNKFNPDLMFTEMVSVNAVKMANEKTIKQMLRLLPNDGVQIFGRDIDIMVECAKYVESLGVTYIDVNMGCPMPKITKNGYGSALLEDPEHIRKLMTAIKEALKPETKLSMKIRIGYKEHKNPIEIAKIADELGLHHITVHGRTREQMYSGTANWETIKQIKEAVSIPVIGNGDIFSAEDAYEKATESGVDGIMLARGIYGNPWLIQQIRERFETGEVKTKVTYIDKIDMALKHIEYMKEDYPEKQFNFEIRKHLCWYLKGVTGGSKIKNLLNKIDNYDEISEVLIRLKEKLEEYNSQ